One Streptomyces sp. L2 genomic window carries:
- a CDS encoding DUF58 domain-containing protein — protein MSAGGTGPAETDRGEKSGVRTALAGLTTRGRSFLAAGIAAAVCAYVLGQNDLLRVGLLLAALPLICAAVLFRTRYRVAGSRRLSPARVPAGSEARVHLRMDNVSRLPTGLLMLQDRVPYVLGPRPRFVLDRVEPGGRREVSYRVRSDLRGRYPLGPLQLRLSDPFGMCELTRSFSAYDTLTVVPRVEALATVRFSGEAKGYGDGRQRSLALAGEDDVIPRGYRYGDDLRRVHWRSTARYGELMVRREEQPRRSRCTVLLDTRGIGYEGAGPDSAFEWAVSAAASVLVHMLERGFSVRLLTDTGSSVPGEGSDGFAGGQETADAAGLMMDTLAVIDHSDGTGLSRAYDVLRGGNEGLLIAFLGDLDEDQAATVARMRRRSGGGVAFVLDPDTWVREPTDVPAPGSRHEERLRMLREAGWTALSVPRGGALNELWRRADRERSGLAAVSGEAL, from the coding sequence ATGAGCGCGGGGGGGACGGGACCGGCGGAGACCGACCGCGGCGAGAAGAGCGGCGTCCGCACGGCCCTGGCGGGGCTCACCACCCGCGGCCGGTCCTTCCTGGCGGCCGGGATCGCCGCGGCGGTGTGCGCCTACGTGCTGGGGCAGAACGACCTGCTCCGGGTCGGTCTGCTGCTCGCCGCGCTGCCGCTGATCTGCGCGGCCGTGCTGTTCCGCACCCGCTACCGGGTGGCCGGCAGCCGCCGCCTCTCCCCCGCGCGCGTGCCGGCCGGCAGCGAGGCCCGGGTGCATCTGCGGATGGACAACGTCTCCCGGCTGCCCACCGGGCTGCTGATGCTTCAGGACCGGGTGCCGTACGTCCTCGGGCCGCGGCCCCGCTTCGTGCTGGACCGGGTGGAGCCGGGCGGCCGCCGCGAGGTGTCCTACCGGGTCCGCTCGGACCTGCGCGGCCGCTATCCGCTGGGCCCGCTGCAACTGCGGCTCAGCGATCCGTTCGGGATGTGCGAACTGACTCGCTCCTTCTCGGCGTACGACACGCTGACCGTCGTCCCGCGCGTGGAGGCGCTGGCCACGGTCCGCTTCAGCGGCGAGGCCAAGGGGTACGGCGACGGGCGGCAGCGCTCGCTGGCCCTCGCCGGCGAGGACGACGTGATCCCGCGCGGCTACCGGTACGGCGACGACCTGCGCCGGGTGCACTGGCGGTCCACCGCGCGCTACGGCGAGCTGATGGTGCGCCGTGAGGAGCAGCCGCGCCGCTCCCGCTGCACGGTGCTGCTGGACACCCGGGGCATCGGCTACGAGGGCGCGGGCCCCGACTCGGCCTTCGAGTGGGCGGTGTCCGCCGCCGCCTCGGTGCTCGTGCACATGCTCGAACGCGGCTTCTCGGTGCGGCTGCTGACGGACACCGGGAGCTCGGTGCCCGGCGAGGGCTCCGACGGGTTCGCGGGCGGCCAGGAGACGGCGGACGCGGCCGGGCTGATGATGGACACCCTCGCGGTGATCGACCACTCCGACGGCACGGGCCTGTCCCGCGCCTACGACGTGCTGCGCGGCGGGAACGAGGGCCTCCTGATCGCCTTCCTGGGCGATCTGGACGAGGACCAGGCGGCGACGGTCGCCAGGATGCGCCGGCGCAGCGGCGGCGGCGTCGCGTTCGTCCTGGACCCGGACACCTGGGTGCGGGAGCCCACCGACGTGCCGGCGCCGGGCAGCCGGCACGAGGAGCGGCTGCGGATGCTGCGCGAGGCCGGCTGGACGGCGCTGAGCGTGCCGCGCGGCGGCGCGCTGAACGAACTGTGGCGGCGGGCGGACCGGGAACGGTCGGGCCTGGCCGCCGTGAGCGGGGAGGCACTGTGA
- the rsmH gene encoding 16S rRNA (cytosine(1402)-N(4))-methyltransferase RsmH — MTQSRHVPVMLQRCLDLLAPALERPGAVVVDCTLGLGGHSEALLARFPEARLIGLDRDKEALRLSGERLAPYGDRATLVHAVYDELPEVLDRLDLARVQGVLFDLGVSSMQLDEADRGFAYAQDAPLDMRMDQTTGMSAAEVLNTYPAGELVRILRAYGEEKQAKRIVSAVVREREKEPFTNSARLVELIRDALPQAAKRTGGNPAKRTFQALRIEVNGELSVLERAIPAAVKALDVDGRLAVLSYHSLEDRLVKQVFAAGAASTAPPGLPVVPERYQPRLKLLTRGAELPTEEEIAQNRRAAPARLRGAQRIREDVE; from the coding sequence TTGACCCAGAGTCGACATGTTCCGGTGATGCTCCAGCGGTGTCTGGACCTGCTGGCCCCCGCCCTGGAGCGGCCCGGAGCGGTGGTCGTCGACTGCACCCTCGGCCTCGGCGGCCACAGCGAGGCGCTGCTCGCCCGCTTCCCCGAGGCGCGGCTCATCGGCCTCGACCGGGACAAGGAGGCGCTGCGGCTCTCCGGCGAGCGCCTCGCCCCGTACGGCGACCGGGCCACCCTGGTGCACGCCGTCTACGACGAGTTGCCCGAGGTGCTGGACAGACTCGACCTCGCGCGCGTGCAGGGCGTGCTGTTCGATCTCGGGGTGTCCTCCATGCAACTGGACGAGGCCGACCGGGGCTTCGCCTACGCCCAGGACGCCCCGCTGGACATGCGCATGGACCAGACGACCGGCATGAGCGCCGCGGAGGTCCTCAACACCTACCCGGCGGGTGAACTGGTGCGCATCCTGAGGGCGTACGGCGAGGAGAAGCAGGCCAAGCGGATCGTCTCCGCGGTCGTCCGCGAACGCGAGAAGGAGCCGTTCACCAACAGCGCGCGGCTCGTCGAACTGATCCGCGACGCCCTCCCGCAGGCCGCCAAGCGCACCGGGGGCAACCCGGCCAAGCGCACCTTCCAGGCGCTGCGCATCGAGGTCAACGGCGAACTGTCCGTCCTGGAACGGGCGATCCCGGCCGCCGTGAAGGCGCTCGACGTCGACGGACGCCTCGCCGTGCTGTCGTACCACTCGCTCGAAGACCGGCTGGTGAAGCAGGTGTTCGCGGCCGGCGCCGCGTCCACGGCTCCGCCCGGACTGCCCGTCGTGCCCGAGCGCTACCAGCCGAGACTCAAGCTGCTCACGCGTGGTGCCGAACTTCCCACCGAGGAAGAGATCGCGCAGAACCGCCGGGCCGCCCCGGCACGGCTGCGCGGCGCCCAGCGGATCAGGGAGGACGTCGAGTGA
- a CDS encoding carbonic anhydrase translates to MTTSASASSGSDGTIDRLVEANERYADKFTDPGMDARPVLNVAVVACMDARIDLHAALGLHLGDCHTLRNAGGVVTDDVIRSLAISQRALGTRSVVLIHHSNCGMEMITEEFRHELELEVGQRPVWPVEAFKDVDQDVRQSMERVRTSPFLLHTDDVRGFVFDVKTGRLREIDPA, encoded by the coding sequence ATGACGACTTCTGCATCAGCTTCCAGTGGATCCGACGGCACCATCGACCGGCTCGTCGAGGCCAACGAGCGGTACGCCGACAAGTTCACCGACCCCGGGATGGACGCCCGGCCGGTGCTGAACGTCGCGGTCGTGGCGTGCATGGACGCCCGTATCGACCTGCACGCCGCGCTCGGTCTGCACCTCGGCGACTGTCACACCCTGCGCAACGCGGGCGGCGTCGTCACCGACGACGTGATCCGCTCGCTGGCCATCAGCCAGCGCGCGCTCGGCACCCGCAGCGTGGTCCTCATCCACCACTCGAACTGCGGCATGGAGATGATCACCGAGGAGTTTCGGCACGAGCTGGAGCTGGAGGTCGGTCAGCGTCCCGTCTGGCCGGTCGAGGCGTTCAAGGACGTCGACCAGGACGTGCGGCAGTCCATGGAGCGCGTGCGCACCTCCCCGTTCCTGCTCCACACCGACGACGTGCGCGGCTTCGTGTTCGACGTGAAGACCGGCCGGCTGCGCGAGATCGACCCCGCCTGA
- a CDS encoding UDP-N-acetylmuramoyl-L-alanyl-D-glutamate--2,6-diaminopimelate ligase, whose protein sequence is MTYPGPPRPVQVTATPLAELAGQLGAAAPDAAAGVTGITHDSRAVRPGDLYAALPGARLHGADFVTQAAGLGAVAVLTDPSGAERASATGLPVLVVGDPRAQMGELAATIYGRPGRDLLQIGITGTSGKTTTAYLVEGGLRTAKSTGLVGTVEMRIGDERIKSERTTPEATDLQALFAVMRERGVEAVAMEVSSHALVLGRVDGCVFDIAVFTNLSPEHMEFHSGMEDYFQAKAQLFTPERSRLGVVNLDDDYGRRLVTEATVPVVTFSAEGHPDADWRAEDVQVGPVDSTFTVLGPNGERIAAKSPIAGPFNVANTLAAIVALAAAGLDPQTAADGIAAVPGVPGRLERVDAGQPYLAVVDYAHKTDAVESVLKALRKVTKGRLHVVLGCGGDRDTTKRAPMGAAAARLSDTAVLTSDNPRSEDPLAILATMLQGAASVPAHERGEVLLFEDRAAAIAAAVGRAEPGDTVLIAGKGHEQGQDIAGVVRPFDDRQVLREAIQNTQG, encoded by the coding sequence GTGACATACCCGGGACCGCCCCGACCGGTTCAGGTCACCGCCACACCCCTCGCGGAGCTGGCCGGTCAGCTGGGTGCCGCCGCTCCCGACGCCGCCGCCGGAGTCACGGGAATCACCCACGACTCGCGCGCCGTGCGCCCCGGCGACCTGTACGCCGCCCTGCCGGGCGCCCGCCTGCACGGCGCGGACTTCGTCACCCAGGCCGCCGGCCTCGGCGCGGTCGCCGTGCTGACCGACCCGTCGGGCGCCGAGCGCGCTTCGGCCACCGGACTGCCCGTGCTGGTCGTCGGCGACCCGCGCGCGCAGATGGGCGAACTCGCGGCCACCATCTACGGCCGGCCGGGCCGCGATCTGCTCCAGATCGGCATCACCGGCACCTCCGGCAAGACCACCACCGCCTACCTCGTCGAGGGCGGCCTGCGCACGGCGAAGTCCACCGGACTGGTCGGCACGGTCGAGATGCGCATCGGCGACGAGCGCATCAAGTCCGAGCGCACCACCCCCGAAGCCACCGATCTGCAGGCCCTGTTCGCGGTCATGCGGGAACGCGGCGTCGAGGCCGTCGCCATGGAGGTCTCCAGCCACGCGCTGGTGCTCGGCCGGGTCGACGGCTGCGTCTTCGACATCGCCGTGTTCACCAACCTCAGCCCGGAGCACATGGAGTTCCACTCCGGCATGGAGGACTACTTCCAGGCCAAGGCCCAGCTGTTCACGCCGGAGCGCAGCAGGCTCGGCGTGGTCAACCTCGACGACGACTACGGCCGCCGGCTCGTCACCGAGGCCACCGTCCCCGTCGTCACCTTCTCCGCCGAGGGCCACCCGGACGCCGACTGGCGCGCCGAGGACGTCCAGGTCGGCCCGGTGGACTCCACGTTCACCGTGCTCGGCCCGAACGGCGAGCGGATCGCCGCCAAGTCCCCGATCGCGGGCCCGTTCAACGTGGCCAACACCCTGGCCGCGATCGTCGCCCTCGCCGCGGCCGGCCTCGACCCGCAGACCGCCGCCGACGGCATCGCCGCCGTGCCGGGCGTGCCCGGCCGCCTGGAGCGCGTGGACGCCGGCCAGCCCTACCTGGCGGTCGTCGACTACGCGCACAAGACCGACGCCGTCGAATCGGTCCTCAAGGCCCTGCGCAAGGTCACCAAGGGCCGGCTGCACGTCGTCCTCGGCTGCGGCGGCGACCGGGACACCACCAAGCGGGCCCCCATGGGCGCCGCGGCGGCCCGGCTCTCCGACACGGCCGTGCTCACCTCCGACAACCCCCGCTCCGAGGATCCGCTCGCGATCCTCGCGACCATGCTCCAGGGCGCGGCCTCCGTGCCCGCGCACGAGCGCGGCGAGGTGCTCCTGTTCGAGGACCGGGCCGCCGCCATCGCCGCCGCCGTGGGCCGCGCCGAGCCCGGCGACACCGTGCTGATCGCGGGCAAGGGCCACGAGCAGGGCCAGGACATCGCCGGGGTGGTGCGTCCCTTCGACGACCGCCAGGTGCTCCGCGAAGCCATCCAGAACACCCAGGGATGA
- a CDS encoding MoxR family ATPase yields the protein MTTYDDRANLTDLTATVERVRRSVEGVIEGKPEVVRLSLTVLLAEGHLLIEDVPGVGKTMLAKALARSIDCSVRRIQFTPDLLPSDITGVSIWDQQQRDFEFKPGAIFAQIVIGDEINRASPKTQSALLESMEERQVTIDGQTYELPSPFMVVATQNPVEMEGTYPLPEAQRDRFMARVSVGYPSADAELRMLDVHGGVSPLEDLQPVAHAHDVVKLIEAVRGVHVAEPVRRYAVDLVAATRAHPDLRLGASPRATLHLLRAAKAAAALAGREYALPDDVQALAVAVLAHRLLPTAQAQLNRRTAEQVVQEILQRTPVPAEPGRQSGFGGLGRGVPAYPQQPPRGL from the coding sequence GTGACGACCTATGACGATCGAGCGAACCTCACTGATCTGACCGCCACTGTGGAGCGTGTCCGCAGGTCGGTGGAGGGTGTGATCGAGGGCAAGCCCGAGGTCGTGCGGCTTTCGCTGACCGTGCTGCTCGCCGAGGGGCATCTGCTGATCGAGGATGTCCCCGGCGTGGGCAAGACGATGCTCGCCAAGGCGCTGGCCCGGTCCATCGACTGCTCGGTGCGGCGCATCCAGTTCACGCCCGACCTGCTGCCGTCGGACATCACCGGCGTGTCCATCTGGGACCAGCAGCAGCGGGACTTCGAGTTCAAGCCGGGCGCCATCTTCGCGCAGATCGTGATCGGCGACGAGATCAACCGCGCCTCCCCCAAGACGCAGTCCGCGCTGCTGGAGTCCATGGAGGAGCGCCAGGTCACCATCGACGGGCAGACCTACGAGCTGCCGAGCCCCTTCATGGTGGTGGCCACGCAGAACCCGGTCGAGATGGAGGGCACCTACCCGCTGCCCGAGGCCCAGCGCGACCGCTTCATGGCCCGCGTCTCCGTCGGCTACCCGAGCGCGGACGCCGAGCTGCGGATGCTGGACGTGCACGGCGGGGTGTCCCCGCTGGAGGACCTGCAGCCGGTGGCGCACGCGCACGACGTGGTGAAGCTGATCGAGGCGGTGCGCGGCGTCCACGTGGCCGAACCGGTCCGGCGCTACGCGGTGGACCTGGTCGCCGCCACGCGCGCGCACCCCGACCTCAGACTCGGCGCCTCCCCGCGTGCGACGCTGCACCTGCTGCGCGCGGCGAAGGCGGCCGCGGCCCTGGCCGGCCGGGAGTACGCGCTGCCGGACGACGTGCAGGCCCTCGCCGTCGCCGTCCTCGCGCACCGCCTGCTGCCCACCGCGCAGGCCCAGCTGAACCGGCGCACCGCCGAGCAGGTGGTGCAGGAGATCCTGCAGCGCACCCCGGTGCCCGCGGAGCCCGGCCGGCAGAGCGGGTTCGGCGGCCTCGGCCGGGGCGTGCCGGCGTATCCGCAGCAGCCCCCGCGGGGTCTGTGA
- the mraY gene encoding phospho-N-acetylmuramoyl-pentapeptide-transferase, translating to MMNQILFSGVIGLFLTLVGTPLLIKLLARKGYGQYIRDDGPREHASKRGTPTMGGIAFILATVVAYFLSKVITGKPPTFSGVLVLGLMVGMGLVGFLDDYIKIVKRRSLGLRAKAKMAGQLIVGIAFAVLSLMFSDARGNTPASTKLSFITDFGWSIGPVLFVVWALFMILAMSNGVNLTDGLDGLATGASVLVFGAYTFIGVWQFQESCANATTLTNPGACYEVRDPLDLAVVASALMGACLGFLWWNTSPAKIFMGDTGSLALGGVLTGLAILSRTELLVAIMGGLFVLITMSVVIQVGSFRLTGKRVFRMAPLQHHFELKGWSEVLVVVRFWIIQGICVIVGLGLFYAGWAAEK from the coding sequence ATGATGAACCAGATCCTGTTCTCGGGAGTCATCGGCCTCTTCCTGACGCTGGTCGGCACCCCGCTGCTGATCAAGCTCCTCGCCCGCAAGGGCTACGGCCAGTACATCCGTGACGACGGCCCGCGCGAGCACGCCAGCAAGCGCGGCACGCCGACCATGGGCGGCATCGCCTTCATCCTGGCGACGGTCGTCGCCTACTTCCTGAGCAAGGTGATCACCGGCAAGCCGCCGACGTTCTCCGGCGTGCTGGTGCTCGGCCTGATGGTCGGCATGGGTCTGGTCGGGTTCCTCGACGACTACATCAAGATCGTCAAGCGCCGGTCGCTGGGCCTGCGGGCGAAGGCCAAGATGGCCGGCCAGCTGATCGTCGGCATCGCCTTCGCCGTGCTGTCGCTGATGTTCTCCGACGCGCGCGGCAACACCCCGGCGTCCACCAAGCTGTCGTTCATCACGGACTTCGGCTGGTCGATCGGCCCCGTGCTGTTCGTCGTCTGGGCGCTGTTCATGATCCTCGCGATGTCGAACGGCGTGAACCTCACCGACGGTCTGGACGGCCTCGCCACCGGCGCCTCCGTCCTGGTCTTCGGCGCCTACACGTTCATCGGCGTCTGGCAGTTCCAGGAATCCTGCGCCAACGCGACGACCCTGACCAACCCGGGCGCCTGCTACGAGGTGCGCGACCCGCTCGACCTGGCCGTGGTCGCCTCCGCGCTGATGGGGGCCTGCCTGGGCTTCCTGTGGTGGAACACCTCGCCGGCCAAGATCTTCATGGGCGACACCGGTTCGCTCGCCCTCGGCGGTGTCCTCACCGGCCTGGCCATCCTCTCGCGCACCGAGCTGCTGGTGGCCATCATGGGCGGCCTGTTCGTCCTCATCACCATGTCGGTCGTCATCCAGGTCGGCTCCTTCCGGCTCACCGGGAAGCGCGTCTTCCGGATGGCGCCCCTCCAGCACCACTTCGAACTCAAGGGCTGGTCCGAGGTCCTGGTGGTGGTCCGCTTCTGGATCATCCAAGGCATCTGTGTGATCGTCGGACTGGGCCTCTTCTACGCGGGATGGGCAGCGGAAAAGTGA
- a CDS encoding penicillin-binding protein 2 translates to MSDREPPRRRVPRPATSSPRPRPRPDRGEPPRARGAVRRQPGPGARPPRRPSSASAARSPVRRPLRLGSPRPRLRMVALALTLVLAACVVRLLQVQAVDASTYAAMAEQNRYVVHTLAAERGGITDRNGVALAVSEDAYDITADPTMFTRKQLKIDDGPEQAAALLAPILGQSRPALVKKLRPANKASRYARLAVRQTPQVWKQIKDLRATLAKKAETDNNTANVLAGVFADPSSKRVYPNGDLAAGVLGWVNADGKGGGGIEQALNGELAGQDGKIRYAQSGGREVPTAGSTETPPVPGSDIELTIDRDIQWAAQKAISEQVKKSKADRGYVIVQDARSGQVLAMANAPGFDPNDLAHADAAAMGNAAVQDAYEPGSTAKVMSMSAVLQAHVATPLTHVVVPNRLHRGDRLFSDDVDHKTEYLTLNGVLAQSSNIGTILATGELGKTQPEANKVLYSYLRAFGMGRPTGLGFPGATAGILAPPSKWSTSQQYTIPFGQGFSLNAMQAASIYSTIANGGVRVEPTLVRGTRGADGRFTPAPQPDKRRVVSAKTAKAVAQMLESVVDDEHGTGNKARIPGYRVAGKTGTANRVDPATGRYHGYTSSFAGFAPADNPRVTVYCAIQNATSGSYFGGSICGPIYKQVMEFALKTLQVPPTGAGPANLPVTYKP, encoded by the coding sequence GTGTCCGACAGGGAACCGCCGCGCCGCCGCGTGCCCAGGCCCGCCACGTCCTCCCCGCGCCCCCGGCCACGCCCGGACCGGGGCGAGCCCCCGCGCGCGCGGGGCGCCGTACGCAGGCAGCCCGGGCCCGGCGCCCGCCCGCCCCGCCGCCCCTCCTCCGCCTCGGCGGCCCGGTCCCCGGTCCGGCGTCCGCTCCGGCTCGGCAGCCCCCGCCCCCGGCTGCGCATGGTCGCGCTCGCCCTGACGCTGGTGCTGGCCGCCTGCGTCGTACGGCTGCTGCAGGTGCAGGCCGTCGACGCGAGCACGTACGCCGCGATGGCCGAGCAGAACCGGTACGTCGTGCACACGCTGGCCGCCGAGCGCGGCGGCATCACCGACCGCAACGGCGTCGCCCTCGCCGTCAGCGAGGACGCGTACGACATCACCGCCGACCCGACGATGTTCACCCGCAAGCAGCTGAAGATCGACGACGGCCCCGAGCAGGCCGCCGCGCTCCTCGCGCCCATCCTCGGGCAGAGCCGGCCCGCCCTGGTGAAGAAGCTGCGGCCCGCGAACAAGGCGTCCCGCTACGCGCGGCTGGCCGTCCGGCAGACCCCGCAGGTCTGGAAGCAGATCAAGGACCTGCGGGCCACCCTCGCCAAGAAGGCCGAGACGGACAACAACACGGCCAACGTGCTCGCCGGTGTCTTCGCCGACCCCAGCAGCAAGCGCGTGTACCCCAACGGCGACCTCGCCGCCGGGGTGCTGGGCTGGGTCAACGCCGACGGCAAGGGCGGCGGCGGCATCGAGCAGGCGCTGAACGGGGAACTGGCCGGCCAGGACGGCAAGATCCGCTACGCCCAGTCCGGCGGCCGTGAGGTGCCCACCGCGGGCTCCACCGAGACCCCGCCCGTGCCCGGCTCCGACATCGAGCTGACGATCGACCGGGACATCCAGTGGGCCGCGCAGAAGGCCATCAGCGAGCAGGTGAAGAAGTCCAAGGCGGACCGCGGCTACGTCATCGTCCAGGACGCCCGCAGCGGCCAGGTCCTCGCCATGGCCAACGCCCCCGGCTTCGACCCCAACGACCTCGCGCACGCCGACGCCGCGGCCATGGGCAACGCGGCCGTCCAGGACGCCTACGAGCCCGGCTCCACCGCCAAGGTGATGTCCATGTCGGCCGTGCTCCAGGCGCACGTCGCCACCCCGCTCACCCACGTCGTCGTACCGAACCGGCTGCACCGCGGCGACCGGCTGTTCTCGGACGACGTCGACCACAAGACCGAGTACCTGACCCTCAACGGGGTGCTCGCCCAGTCCAGCAACATCGGCACCATCCTGGCCACCGGCGAACTGGGCAAGACCCAGCCGGAGGCCAACAAGGTGCTCTACTCGTACCTGCGCGCCTTCGGCATGGGCAGGCCCACCGGACTCGGCTTCCCCGGCGCCACGGCGGGCATCCTCGCCCCGCCGTCGAAGTGGTCGACGTCGCAGCAGTACACGATTCCTTTCGGCCAGGGCTTCTCCCTGAACGCGATGCAGGCGGCGTCCATCTACTCGACGATCGCCAACGGCGGCGTGCGCGTCGAGCCGACCCTGGTGCGCGGCACCCGCGGCGCCGACGGGCGGTTCACCCCCGCCCCCCAGCCCGACAAGAGGCGGGTGGTCAGCGCGAAGACCGCCAAGGCCGTCGCCCAGATGCTGGAGTCCGTCGTCGACGACGAGCACGGCACCGGCAACAAGGCCCGCATCCCCGGCTACCGGGTCGCGGGCAAGACGGGCACCGCCAACCGCGTGGATCCGGCCACCGGCAGGTACCACGGCTACACCTCCTCGTTCGCCGGATTCGCACCCGCGGACAACCCACGCGTCACCGTCTACTGCGCCATCCAGAACGCCACCTCGGGCAGCTACTTCGGCGGCTCCATCTGCGGCCCGATCTACAAGCAGGTGATGGAGTTCGCCCTGAAGACCCTCCAGGTCCCGCCCACCGGCGCCGGTCCGGCGAACCTGCCCGTCACCTACAAGCCCTGA
- a CDS encoding septum formation initiator family protein, whose protein sequence is MSRKPQLKGRAARLARLFPAGRAKAARAPFVLLVVLLLGGGLIGLLVLNSALSEGSFKLDDLQKSTKNLTDEEQALQRDIDAYSAPDALQRRARQLGMVPGGDPVFLGPDGTVKGVPSPAAPEPASLHDPVAPEALPPGATPTASPTPTPSATTPGPTATPTPTAPAVTPLSTPAQPAPTPTPGR, encoded by the coding sequence GTGAGTAGAAAACCCCAGCTGAAGGGGCGGGCCGCCCGGCTCGCCCGGCTCTTCCCGGCCGGCCGCGCCAAGGCCGCCCGTGCCCCGTTCGTGCTCCTCGTCGTCCTGCTCCTCGGCGGCGGCCTCATCGGTCTGCTGGTGCTGAACTCGGCGCTCAGCGAAGGCTCGTTCAAACTCGACGACCTGCAGAAGAGCACCAAGAACCTCACCGACGAGGAACAGGCCCTCCAGCGGGACATCGACGCCTACTCGGCGCCCGACGCCCTCCAGCGCCGCGCCCGCCAGCTCGGCATGGTCCCCGGCGGCGACCCGGTCTTCCTGGGCCCCGACGGCACCGTGAAGGGCGTACCGAGCCCCGCCGCACCGGAGCCCGCGTCCCTCCACGACCCGGTGGCCCCCGAGGCCCTGCCGCCGGGCGCCACGCCCACCGCGTCCCCGACGCCCACGCCGAGCGCCACCACCCCCGGCCCCACGGCCACCCCCACGCCCACCGCTCCCGCGGTGACCCCCCTCAGCACCCCGGCGCAGCCCGCCCCGACCCCGACCCCCGGCAGGTGA
- the murF gene encoding UDP-N-acetylmuramoyl-tripeptide--D-alanyl-D-alanine ligase: MIALSLAEIVSVVGGQTHDIPDPSVQVTGPVVRDSREVRDGSLFVAFVGERVDGHDFAAQVIEAGAAAVLASRPVGVPAIVVDDVQAALGALARHVVRRLGATLVALTGSAGKTSTKDLIAQVLMRHAPTVFTPQSLNNEIGLPLTALTATEETRFLVLEMGARGLGHIRYLTELTPPRIGLVLNVGTAHIGEFGGREQIAQAKGEMVEALPEDGAAILNADDPLVRAMASRTKAKVVLFGESAEADVRAENVRLTDSGQPSFRLHTPSGASDVTMRLYGEHHVSNALAAAAVAHELGMSASEIATALSEAGSLSRWRMEVTERPDGVTIVNDAYNANPESMRAALRALAAMGKGRRTWAVLGKMAELGDEALAEHDAVGRLAVRLNVGKLVAVGGVEASWLQLGAYNEGSWGEESVHVSDAQAAVDLLRSELRPGDVVLVKASRSVGLESVAEALTGTGAEGEVAAR; this comes from the coding sequence GTGATCGCCCTCTCCCTCGCCGAGATCGTAAGCGTCGTCGGCGGGCAGACGCACGACATACCGGATCCGTCCGTCCAGGTCACGGGACCGGTCGTCCGGGACTCCCGGGAGGTCCGGGACGGCAGCCTCTTCGTCGCCTTCGTCGGCGAGCGCGTGGACGGCCACGACTTCGCGGCGCAGGTGATCGAGGCGGGCGCGGCCGCGGTACTGGCCTCCCGCCCGGTCGGTGTTCCCGCGATCGTCGTGGACGACGTGCAGGCCGCCCTCGGCGCCCTCGCCCGGCACGTCGTACGCCGGCTCGGCGCGACCCTCGTCGCCCTGACCGGCTCGGCGGGCAAGACCAGCACCAAGGACCTCATCGCGCAGGTCCTGATGCGCCACGCGCCGACCGTGTTCACGCCGCAGTCGCTCAACAACGAGATCGGGCTGCCGCTGACCGCCCTGACCGCCACCGAGGAGACCCGGTTCCTCGTGCTGGAGATGGGCGCCCGCGGCCTCGGCCACATCCGCTACCTCACCGAACTGACCCCGCCCCGGATCGGCCTGGTCCTCAACGTCGGCACCGCCCACATCGGCGAGTTCGGCGGGCGCGAGCAGATCGCGCAGGCCAAGGGCGAGATGGTGGAGGCGCTCCCCGAGGACGGGGCCGCGATCCTCAACGCCGACGACCCGCTGGTGCGGGCCATGGCCTCCCGTACCAAGGCGAAGGTGGTCCTTTTCGGAGAGTCGGCCGAAGCGGACGTACGCGCCGAGAACGTACGACTCACGGACAGCGGACAGCCGTCGTTCAGGCTTCACACACCCTCCGGTGCAAGCGATGTGACGATGCGCCTGTACGGTGAGCACCACGTGTCGAACGCGCTCGCCGCGGCCGCCGTCGCCCATGAGCTGGGCATGTCCGCAAGTGAGATCGCCACCGCGCTCTCCGAGGCGGGCTCCCTCTCCCGCTGGCGCATGGAGGTCACCGAGCGCCCGGACGGCGTGACCATCGTCAACGACGCCTACAACGCCAACCCCGAGTCCATGCGGGCCGCCCTCAGGGCTCTCGCGGCCATGGGAAAGGGGCGCCGCACGTGGGCGGTGCTCGGCAAGATGGCCGAGCTGGGGGACGAGGCGCTCGCCGAGCACGACGCCGTCGGACGGCTCGCCGTCCGGCTCAATGTCGGCAAGCTCGTCGCCGTCGGCGGGGTCGAGGCCTCCTGGCTGCAACTGGGCGCATACAACGAGGGTTCGTGGGGTGAGGAGTCGGTGCACGTGTCCGACGCACAGGCGGCGGTCGACCTGTTGCGCAGCGAGTTGCGCCCGGGAGACGTCGTTCTCGTGAAGGCGTCCCGTTCGGTGGGTCTGGAGAGCGTCGCCGAGGCGCTGACCGGGACGGGTGCCGAGGGCGAGGTCGCCGCCCGATGA